The Fusobacterium necrophorum subsp. necrophorum genome has a window encoding:
- a CDS encoding prepilin peptidase codes for MLFLSIEDIQTKEISNFGNLLLLFCSILYSKLLGNSIGNILISMSTYICPLIFLYGYLSDFLKKEILGFGDIKFVMAIGTLMTSYNLWLSMYYFYMISFLLASMVGICLLYRKREKELAMLPYFSISFCVLKIFL; via the coding sequence ATGTTATTTCTATCGATTGAAGATATACAAACAAAAGAAATCTCCAATTTTGGAAATTTGTTATTGCTTTTTTGTAGTATTTTATACTCGAAACTTCTAGGAAATTCCATAGGAAATATTTTGATCAGTATGTCTACTTATATCTGTCCTCTTATCTTTCTCTATGGATATTTATCCGATTTTTTAAAAAAAGAAATTTTAGGATTTGGAGATATTAAATTTGTGATGGCCATAGGAACTTTGATGACATCTTATAATTTGTGGCTCTCTATGTACTATTTCTATATGATTTCTTTTTTATTGGCTTCTATGGTAGGAATATGTCTATTATATAGAAAAAGAGAAAAAGAGTTGGCAATGTTACCTTATTTTAGTATTTCATTTTGTGTATTAAAAATATTCCTATGA
- a CDS encoding prepilin-type N-terminal cleavage/methylation domain-containing protein, translating into MKNKGFSFIEIVIAIAIIAVLSTLITPQVRNQLAKGKDTKAVATLSSLRIASQMYQMEHSEKLIEVANYDSDEKIKEAFQKLSDYLDPNAKKILSEAKVEIGGSRTTKDGDIQYGGDISFTFKNPDENGKSDGIYLWFKLPTGVGSFDSRGVEWKSY; encoded by the coding sequence ATGAAAAATAAGGGATTTAGTTTCATTGAGATTGTTATAGCTATTGCCATTATTGCTGTTTTGTCTACTTTAATTACTCCGCAGGTGCGAAATCAACTGGCTAAGGGGAAAGATACTAAAGCGGTAGCGACTTTAAGTTCATTACGAATAGCCTCGCAGATGTATCAAATGGAACACAGTGAAAAGCTGATTGAAGTGGCAAATTACGACTCAGATGAAAAAATCAAAGAGGCTTTCCAGAAATTATCCGATTACTTAGATCCAAATGCAAAGAAAATTTTATCCGAAGCGAAAGTGGAGATAGGTGGCTCCAGAACAACAAAAGATGGAGATATCCAGTATGGAGGAGACATTTCCTTTACATTTAAAAATCCAGATGAGAATGGAAAAAGTGATGGTATTTACTTATGGTTCAAATTGCCGACAGGGGTGGGATCCTTTGATTCCAGAGGTGTAGAATGGAAAAGCTACTGA